One Candidatus Atelocyanobacterium thalassa isolate ALOHA genomic window, TAAGAAAATCCTCAGGATTATACTTAACGGTTATGTGATAAATAACTATCAATATAAGTCTTGTTATGAAGAAATGTTGGAATAATTAATGAAAGTATTCCTTCTTTATCTTTAAAAAATTACTTTTAAGGGTAGGTATTATTTGATACTGTGATTTTATAATACAGTTATATAAACAATAAATCTAAATATAGTATATGGCTAACAATACGACAATTACAGCATGTTAGTTAGATTATTTCTTTGTTTTTCTAAAAATAGAATTACTGATTTTTATTCACCTTATAATACTTTCATTTAGAAGAGAACGAACAAAGATAAACATTTATAAATTTATTAATATTAATAATAAAACATTAAGGGTAATAGATTATTAATCTTCTGAAATATGTGGATAAAATCTACAAATTATGTGTAAGATAATTGTATAGATAGTTAGTAATTTTAAGTTTTTTGATCGTTATTACTAACTTAATCAACTATTATTCTGTAAACCTAATTAATTAAATAATTACCTTCTAAATTAATGAAACAAATTAAACCCTTAACCGGCATAGATCTACTTCAAAAAGTTGGAGAGTTAAGTAAAGAAGCTAAATTTAGTAAAGAAGAAAAAGCAAAAGCTTGCGGTTATTATACTAAAACAAAAAATGGAGTAGAGCGCGTTAATATGATGAAGTTTCTTAATGCTTTAATTGATGCTGAAGGTATTGAACTTGATAGTAGTTCTGAAGGCCAAGGAAGAGGTGGACGTTCAGCTAGCTATAAAATTAGTGTTCAATCCAACGGTAATCTTCTTATTGGTTCAGCATATACAAAAAAAATGGGATTAGAATCTGGAGATGAGTTTGAAATTACCTTAGGGCGTAAACATATTCATCTAAAACAAGTTGGAATAATGGATGAGAGTGAATAGCGTTTATATACAACTCTTTTGTTATTAGATAATTTTATTTAATAGCGTTACTCGGATAAAAGCTGAGCAACGCTAATAGAAAAACATTAATATAAAATAAATATTTTTATCAAATTTAGAACTATGTTCATAAATAGTTTTGAATTCAGTTGTTTTATGAACTTAAACTGAAAGATCAATAATAATACCATCTATAAAAAATCATTTATTTTCT contains:
- a CDS encoding AbrB family transcriptional regulator is translated as MKQIKPLTGIDLLQKVGELSKEAKFSKEEKAKACGYYTKTKNGVERVNMMKFLNALIDAEGIELDSSSEGQGRGGRSASYKISVQSNGNLLIGSAYTKKMGLESGDEFEITLGRKHIHLKQVGIMDESE